The sequence GCAGCAAGGCCTGGCGCCAGATAACCGTCGTCGTTGCTGAGTAGGATTCGCATGCGGCGATTGTAACCGAGGAAAGATGGCGCGCGGACGACAGGGCGGCCCGCGTTCGCCCCGTATGCACGACGCACACGCGAGGGTTATGGCGACCCGGCTTGAGTCGCATGATGACATGCGTATCGAGCGCGTCCCGCACACTCAACCGCGCGCGCCACGAGGATAAAAACGCACGGTCGTGCTGATTGTTTTACACTCGACACGCTTACCAAGCCTCGAAGAAAATCCCTCAGTAAGACCCTGATCGATATGGAGACACGATGCGCGCGATTCGCTGTAATCAATACGGCCCGCCGGAGAGCCTGGTCGTCGACAATCTGCCGGACCTCGAGCCGCCGCCTGGCCATGTGGTGATCGACGTCAAAGCCGCGGCGGTCAATTTCCCCGACGTGCTGATCATCGAGAACAAATACCAGTTCAAACCGCCGCTGCCCTTCACGCCCGGCTCGGAAGTCGCGGGCGTGGTGCGCGCGGTCGGCGCCGACGTGACCCAGTTCAAACCGGGTTCGCGCGTGGTCGCGTTCACCGGCCAGGGCGGCTTCGCGGAGCAGGCGCTGGCGCCGGCCGCCGCGTGCGTGCCGCTGGCGGACGGCGTCGACTTCGACGTCGCCGCGGCGTTCACGCTCGCGTATGGCACCTCGCATCACGCGGTGGTCGATCGTGGCGCCTTGCAGGCCGGCGAGACCATGCTGGTGCTCGGCGCGGCCGGCGGCGTCGGCCTCGCGGCGGTCGAGATCGGCAAGGCGCTCGGCGCGCGCGTGATCGCGGCGGCATCGAGCGACGAGAAGCTCGCCACCTGCGTGAAGCACGGCGCGGACGCGACGATCAACTACAGCACCGAAGACCTGCGCGAGCGCATCAAGGCGCTCACCGACGGCAAAGGTCCCGACGTGATCTACGACCCGGTCGGCGGCATCTACGCGGAGCCGGCGTTCCGCAGCATCGGCTGGCGCGGCCGCTATCTGGTGGTCGGCTTCGCCAATGGCGAGATTCCGAAGCTGCCGCTCAATCTGACGCTGCTCAAGGGCGCGAGTCTGGTCGGCGTTTTCTGGGGTGACTTTGCGAAGCGCGAGCCGCAGCGCAATCATGCGGCGTTCCAGCAGATGACCCAGTGGATCGGCGAAGGCAAGCTCAAGCCGTACGTGTCGGCGCGCTATGCGCTGGAAGACACCGGCCGCGCGTTGCGCGATATGGCCGAGCGGCGTGTGATCGGCAAGGTGGTGATTACGCCGTAGCCTTCGGGCTGTTGCTAAGCCGTGCTGCTTGAAGCGCAGCGAACCGTCGAACAGCGGCCTTACAAAACAGCCCTGAAAAACCCAAAAAAAACGGCGCGCGGTTTTCAAACCGCGCGCCGTTTCCTTTGAGCCTCGTTGTCGTTGCGCCTACAACTTTTCCGTCTCGCCCGATTTCGGTTGCCACTTCATCAAACGCCGCTCGCCGACGCCGACGATCGCATCGAGAATCAGCGCGAAGGCGGTCAACACCAGAATCCCGGCGAACACGGTGTTGATGTCGAAAGTGCCTTCGGCTTGCAGAATCAGATAGCCGACGCCGCGCGCCGAGCCCAGATACTCTCCCACCACCGAGCCGACGAACGCCAGCCCCACGGCCGTATGCAAGCTCGAAAACACCCAGCTCATCGCGCTCGGCAAATACACGAAGCGCAGCAACTGCTTGCGGTTCGCGCCGAGCATACGCGCGTTGGCGAGCACTACCGGACTGACTTCCTTCACGCCCTGGTAGACGTTGAAGAACACGATAAAGAACACCAGCGTGACGCCGAGCGCGACCTTCGACCAGATGCCCAGACCGAACCAGACGCCGAAGATCGGCGCGAGAATCACGCGCGGCATCGAGTTGGCGGCTTTGATGTACGGATCGAACAGCGCGCTCGCGAGCGGTGACAGCGCGAGCCACAGACCGACGCCGAGTCCGAGCGCAGTGCCGAGCGCGAACGCGAGCACGGTCTCGACCAGCGTGATCCACAGGTGCAGATAGATCTCGCCGCCCGTGAACCACTCCCAGATGCGCTGCAGCACCTTCTGCGGTTCGCCGAAGAAGAACGCGGCCTTGTTGGGATCGTCGAAATAGAACGGCGGCAGCAGCGTCGGACTGGTCAGCACGTACCAGAGCACGAAGCACAGCACCAGCAGCAGCCATTGCCAGATCACCAGATTCGCCCGGTTCGGGCGCAACGTCTTCCACATGACTCGGTTTGCCTTCGACGATGGATTGGTCCACGTTCTTCACACGCACAGGCCGCGCTGGTTCATCCCGGCGCAACGCAGGCACGGGCCGCGCCTAGACGGCGGTCAGTTGCTGCTGATACCCCTTCAGCACCTCATCGCGCAGCACGCTCCAGATCTGCGCATGCAACTCGACGAAACGCGGATGCGCACGGATTTCGGCGACGTCGCGCGGACGCGGCAGATCGATCGTGAATTCGCCGATCGGATGCGTGCCCGGCCCCGCCGACAACACCACCACGCGGTCCGACATCGCGATGGCTTCGTCGAGATCGTGGGTGATAAACAGTACGGCTTTGCGTTTTGCCGCCCACAGGTCGAGCAATTCGTTTTCCATCAACTGACGCGTCTGGATATCCAGCGCGGAAAACGGCTCGTCCATCAGGATGATGTCGGGATCGAGAATCAGCGTCTGCGCCATCGCGACGCGCTTGCGCATGCCGCCCGACAACTGATGCGGATAGCGGTCGCCGAAACCGCCGAGGCCGACGCGCTTCAACCACTCGTCGGCCTTGGCGCGGGCTTCGAGCGGCGGCACGCCGTGAAACGCGAGGCCGGCCATCACGTTATCGATCGCCGAGCGCCACGGCATCAGCGCGTCCGCCTGAAACATGTAGCCGGCGCGCCGGTTGATGCCCTTGAGCGGCTCGCCGAATACGCTGACCGTCCCCGACGACGGCCCCAGCAGTCCCGCGCCGACGTTCAGCAGCGTGGACTTGCCGCAACCGGTCGGCCCGACCACCGAGACGAACTCGCCCGGCGCGATGCGTAGCGTGGTGTCCTTCACGGCCGTGTAGCGCTGCGCGCGGTTGTCGCGCGCAGCGAACGTGCAGGTGATGTTGTCGAGCGCCAGGGCGGCAACGGTCATCGTTCAGCTCGCTTGTTCGGAGTTCGGTTGGGGCTTGAGAAGTGGTCCTGGCGGTGCGGCGTCGTCATGGCGTGACGGCGCAGCATCGCGACAGCGCGGCCGGTTGCGAAACGCGCAACAGCGGCGCACGTCGCCACCTTCGACCTCGTAAGCGTCGCGGCGCTTACGCCTTGACGGTCGCCAGCGCTTTTTTCACGAAGTCGTTGGTCCACGTCTTCGACAGATCGATCGGCTTGCCCTGCACCGCCGGGTCGAACGCCTGCAAGGTCTTCAACGAGGTCGCGGGACCGTCGACGGGCATCAGGCCGTCGGGCGACATGGCTTCCTTCACGTGCTGCCAGGCGTCCAGATAGACCGCGCGGTCGCCGAGCAGATAGCCTTCCGGCACCGTGTTGATCAGCTCGCTGCCGGTCGCCGTTTGCAGCCACTTGAGCGCGCGCACCATCGCATTGGTCAGCGCCTGCGTGGTGTTCGGATTCTTCGCGATGAAACTCTGCGACGCGTACAGGCAACCCGCGGGCATGTCGCCGCCGAACACGTTGCGCGTATCGGCCAGCGTGCGCGTGTCCGACACGACGCGAATCTCGCCGGTGCGTTCGAGCTTGGTCATCACCGGATCGAGATTGGCGATCGCGTCGATCTGCCCCGACTGCAACGCGGCGATCGCGCCGGCGCCCGCGCCCACGCCGATAAACGCCACGTCTTTCGCGCTCAATCCGGCCTTCGCCAACACGAAGCTCGCCATGATCGAGGTCGACGAACCCGGCGCGGTCACGCCGATTTTCTTGCCCTTCAGATCGGCGATGGATTTGTAGTTCGGCAGCGTCTTCTTCGACACCGCGAGCACGATTTGCGGCGCGCGACCTTGCAGCACGAACTCGCGGAACATCTGCTTCTGCGCCTGCAACAGCAAGGTGTGTTCGAACGCGCCGGACACCACGTCCGCGCTGCCGCCCACGGCCGCCTTCAAGGCTTGCGAACCACCCGCGAAATCGGAGATTTCGACGTCGAGCCCTTCGTCCTTGAAGTAATTGCGACGTTCCGCAATGGTGAGCGGCAGGTAATAGAACAGGTTCTTACCGCCGACCGCGATCGCGACTTTGGACGTTTCAGGTTTGCCCTGCGCGAAGGCAAGCGGCGAGACGCCGAGCGAGACGCCCGCAAGCGCGACGGTGCCGGCGAGGAAGGATCTGCGTTGCATGGTCTTTTGTCTCCAAACTTTTTTTTGTTGTCCGGTTTTTTCTTTTTACCGCGACGCGCGCTCAACTCAATCGCATTCAGACAATCTGTTGCGCGTGCAACCTTGCAATGTCGTCAGCATCATAACCTAGCGATTGCAGGACTTCATCGGTATGTTCACCCAGTTCCGGACCCAACCAGCGCGTTTCGCCGGGGGTGGCCGAGAGCTTCGGCGTGACCGCCGGCAGCGTGATTTCCTTGCCGTCCTGCCACTTGAAGCGCTGGATCATCTGACGCGCCATGAACTGCGGATCGGTGAACATATCCGCGACGCTATAAATGCGGCCGACCGGCACGTCGGCGGCATTCAGTACCGCAAGCGCTTCGTCGATGGTGCGCGTGGCGAGCCAGGTGGCGATCGCGGCGTCGATTTCCAACGTACGCGGCACGCGCCCGTCGTTATGCGCGAGGCCGGGATCGTTCGCGAGATCGTCGCGCTCGATCGCCACCATCAGACGCTTGAAGATCGGATCGCTATTGCCGCCGATCACGATGCTGCCGTCGCGGCACGGATACGTGTTCGACGGCACGATGCCGGGCAGCGACGCGCCGGTGCGCTCGCGCACCATGCCGTACACGCCGTATTCGGGCACCACGCTTTCCATCATGTTGAAGACAGCCTCGTACAACGCGACGTCGACCACCTGCCCTTTGCCGCCGTTCACCTGCCTGTGGTGCAGCGCCATCAGCGCGCCGATCACGCCGTGCAGCGCGGCGATCGAATCGCCGATCGAAATGCCGATGCGCGGCGGCGGCAAATCCGGATAGCCGGTGATATGGCGCAGGCCGCCCATCGACTCGGCGATCGCACCGAAACCGGGCCGGTCGCGATACGGTCCGGTCTGTCCGTACCCGGACAGACGCACCATCACGAGGCCGGGATTTTCCGCGGACAGCACGTCATAGCCGAGCCCGAGTTTCTCGAGCAATCCCGGCCGGAAATTTTCGACGACGATGTCCGCTTCTTTCGCGAGACGTCGCACGATTTCCTTGCCCTCTTCGGCCTTCAGATTGATCGTGATGGATTTCTTGTTGCGCGCCTGCACGGCCCACCATAGCGACGTACCGCCGACTTCCGGATAGAGCTTGCGCCATTTGCGCAGCGGGTCGCCGCCTTTGGGGTCTTCGATCTTGATGACCTCGGCGCCGAACTCGCCGAGAAAGCGCGCGGCGAACGGGCCGGCGATCAGCGTGCCGAGTTCCAGCACCTTGACGCCCGCGAGCGGGCCTGTGGGGCTTTGGGTTTGGGTGGCCTGCGCGCCGGGAATGTCTTCAGGCGCGGCGTTCGCGTGGGATTCGGGAGTGGCGCTCATGGGTCTCCTTGGTTCTAGGCTGGGCTACGCGGCGTGCACCGCGACGACCGGGCGCGCTGGCGGCGCACGCGTTCGCGACGAAAGCTTTTGCGATGCCGCCGCGCGCGATGCAGCGATGCAGCGGTGACGCGCGTTACATCGAGCGACGGTCGAGCATCGCGCGGGCGATCGTGCCGGCGTCGACGTATTCCAGCTCGCCGCCCACCGGCACGCCACGCGCCAGACGCGTGACGGCGAGGCCGCGCGCCTTGAACGTTTGCCCGAGGTAGTGCGCGGTGGCTTCGCCTTCGTTGGTGAAATTGGTGGCCAGCACGACTTCCTTGACGACGCCGTCCGACGCGCGCCGGACCAGCCGGTCGAAATGAATTTCCTTGGGACCGACGCCGTCGAGCGGACTGAGTCGTCCCATCAGCACGAAATAGAGGCCGCGATAGGTCATGGTCTGCTCGAGCATGATCTGGTCGGCCGGCGTTTCGACGACGCACAGCAGCGAAGGATCGCGCTCCTCGTCGAGACAGGTCTCGCAGATCTGCGCCTCGGTGAAGGTGTTGCACTTCTCGCAGTGCTGCAGATGCTCGGTCGCGAACAGCAGCGAGCGGCCGAGTTTTTCGGCACCGCCGCGGTCGTGCTGCATCAGGTGATAGGCCATGCGTTGCGCCGACTTCGGCCCGACACCGGGCAGCGCGCGCAGCGCTTCGACGAGCGCCGACAAGGCGGAAGGTTGTTTCATGCGGATCGGCGTCGAAGTGGAATGGCCCGGGTGGGCGGATCACGATGCGGTTGAGGCGATCGGTTTCTACCATCGCGGCCTGGGTTCGCATTCGAGGCGCGCACGATGCGAACCTCCAGCGAACCGCAGCCGGTTTGTGTCCAACCGGAACAGGCGCGCCGCGGATGCTGCACTGCCAGCATGCGCGGTTCGCGCGTTCCGTTCGCGCCGTGGCTGCGACAGCCGCGGCGCCGACTCCGCCTTGCGGCGGTGTCGTTCAGAACGGCAGTTTGAAGCCCGGCGGCAGCGGCAGGCCCGAGGTCATGCCACCCATTTTTTCCTGGGCGGTGGCTTCGGCCTTGCGCACGGCGTCGTTGAACGCAGCGGCGACGAGGTCTTCCAGCATGTCCTTGTCGTCGGCGAGCAGGCTCGGGTCGATCGAGACGCGGCGCACGTCGTTCTTGCAGGTCATCGTCACCTTCACGAGACCGGCGCCCGACTGCCCTTCGACTTCAATCAGAGCGAGTTGCTCCTGCATTTTCTTCATGTTTTCCTGCATCTGCTGGGCTTGCTTCATCAGCCCGGCGAGTTGACCTTTCATCATGGACATGCTCCTTCTAGATAGCGTGAAATTCGGAAATCGGGCGCGTAATGCACGTTAGGCAAGTTAGGGCCTACCGGCCTACCGGCTTACCGCGCGGCGAATCAGTGGACCGACGGCGCGCCGGCTGAGCCGGCGTCCGGTGTAATCGGGCGGATCGAGCCGGGCACGATGCTCGCGCCGAACTCGCGGATCAGCGACTGCACGAACGGATCGGCGCCGATCTCGCGCTCCGCTTCCTGCTGGCGCTGCGCGCGCGTCGCGGCGTCGTGCGCGGCGGCCGTGCGGCGGGCCGCACCGACTTCGACCAGCACCTCGACGTTGCGGCCGAGCTTGTCGGCGAGCGCGCTTTTCAGTTTCGCGACCTGCGAGGCTTCCGCGTACTGCGGCACCGGCACGTTCAGTTTGAGCGTGTTGCCTTCGAGCGCCATCAGTTCGCTGTTGAACGCGAGCTGATAGGAAATACCCTTGAGCGGGAGGTCGACGGCCAGCGCCGGCCAGTCGCCGTTGAAACCCAATGGGTCGAGCGGCACGGCGGCCGGCAGTGGGCGCTTGTCGATCGCCGGCGCAGGCGACGGCGCGGGGGAGGCGTTCATGCGCACGTCGTCCGGACCGCTATCGAAGACCGGCATGTAGCTGTCGTCCGGCGCGCCGTAGTAGCCGTCGTCCGAGGCCGACAACGGCATGTAGTCGTCGGGCGGCATGTCGTCCCACGGAGGCACCGGCGAGCCGTTCTGCTCGGTGCCGTTGCGTTGGGCGCCATCGCGTTGCGCGGGCGACGCTGCGCGCGGTGCGGCGGCCGGCGGGGCGTCTTGCTGCGGCGCGCGACGTGGCGCGCCCGGCGTCGGCACCGGGACGACGACGCGAGGTGCGGCAGGTTTCGGCGTGGGCGCGGCGGCGGCCGCTGCTGTGGCGCGGCCACGATCCGATGAAACTTTCAAACCGGCACTGCGCAGGACGTCGAGCGCGGCGCTTGCTCCACCGGCGCGACGCGGCGGGATGCCGGCGGCGGGCGACGGTTCCTGCGACGCGACGGCGGACGCGGCCTCTTCCGCGCGTGCGAACGCAGCGGTTGCAGGTGCGGTTGGTGACGACGCGGGTTGTTGGTCTTCGAGGCGGCTGGATGCGGCGGAAGCTGGTGCTGCGATTGGGGCGCTGATGTTGTCCGATGCCGGTGGGACTTCCGTCGCAGCCGGGGCGTGAAGGCCGGGCGCGGCAGCTTCGGACGCAATCGGGGCGTTCAGGTTAGACGCTGCGAGCACTTCTGAAGCAGCCGCGGCGTCGACGTTAGGCGCTGCGGAGATATCTGAAGCAGCCGTGCCGTCGATGTCATTAACCGCTGAGACTTCTGACTCGGCCTTAGTACTCACGCCAGATGCTGCTGAAACATCGACTGCGGTCGCGGCGCTCACACTCGACGCCACAGGCGTTTCGCTCGCAGCGGATTCAACGGGGGCGTCGTCCCACGGAGCCAGGGGAGTTGCCTCGATAGCACCCGTGGATACCACCTCAGTTGTCGAGGTCGCCGACGCGGCCGTCGTTCCGGGCGCGACACGCGGCGCCGACGGCGACAGCGACGGCGACGCGACGGCCGCAGTCGATACAGCCGCAGCCCCAGCCGAAGAACCCATCGCCCCCTGCTGCGCAGCCACCGCCGGCGCACCGGCGCGCCTTGCACCACCGGCACCCGTTGCCCCCGGCGCGCGGCTCGCACCCACCGCGCCGCCACCGCCGCCCGTAGGCGCCGGTTCGAACGCCAGCATGCGCAGCAACGTCATCGTGAAACCGGCGTATTCATCGGGCGCGAGGCCCAATTCACTCCGGCCGATCGTTGCGATCTGATAGAACAATTGCACGTGCTCGGCGCTGAGCGCGCCTGCGAAACGACGCAGATCGGCCGCCTCCGGCCACTCGTCCAGCACCGACGACGGCGCGAACTGCGCCCACGCGATTCGATGCAGCAAGCTCGCCAGATCCTGCAATGCCGTCGAGAACGACAGGCTGCGCAGCGCCATCTCGTCGGCAACCGCGAGCAACGCCGCGCCGTCGCCGTCGGCGAGCGCGTCGAGCAGGCGAATCAGATAGCTCTGATCGAGCGCGCCGAGCATGCCGCGCACCGCTTCTTCATTGACCTGATTGGCCGAGTACGCGATCGCCTGATCGGTCAGCGACAGCGCGTCGCGCATCGAGCCGTCGGCGGCGCGCGCGAGCAGGCGCAGCGCCTGCGCGTCGAACGGCACCTTTTCTTCGCCGAGAATGTGCTCGAGATGCGACACGATATGGCCGGCCGGCATCTGCTTCAGATTGAACTGCAGACAGCGCGACAACACCGTGACCGGAATCTTCTGCGGGTCCGTGGTGGCGAGAATGAACTTGACGTGCGCGGGCGGTTCTTCCAGCGTCTTCAACATCGCGTTGAAGGCGTGGTTGGTGAGCATGTGCACTTCGTCGATCATGTAGACCTTGAAGCGCGCGTCGACCGGCGCATAAACCGCGCGCTCCAGCAGTGCCGCCATTTCGTCGACACCGCGATTACTCGCCGCGTCCATCTCGACATAATCGATGAAACGCCCTTCGTCGATCTCGCGGCACGCGCGGCACACGCCGCACGGCGTGGAGGTCACGCCGGTTTCGCAATTCAGCGCCTTGGCGAAGATGCGCGACAGCGTGGTTTTGCCGACACCGCGCGTACCGGTAAACAGATAGGCATGGTGCAGACGGCCGCCGTCGAGCGCGTGCGTGAGCGCGCGCACCACGTGCTCCTGTCCGACGAGCGAAGCGAAATCCTTCGGCCGCCATTTGCGTGCGAGAACTTGATAGGTCATCCGGAAATTGTATCAGTAACGATGCCGCGCAAAACCGATTCGAGACGGCGCGCGAACGCGTGTGACCGCTTCATTGAAACGGGCTAACGGACCGATAGAAAAAATTGGCGGGGACGAGCGGAAAACGCGATCGCGGCCTCACGACATGCATGAGAATTGCGGCATTGCGCATGACTCAGGGTAAAACAGGAGATGGGGGGTGAAGCGAAGAAAACCGACGACAGAAACAGAAAAAAGCAAGGTGACGAGCCTAACCCTCGGCACTGGTGGAAAACGGCTGTGGCTGCTTCGTTCCCGACCTGACCAGATTGACCATCCCTCCATGCGAGGAGGCCCGTCACGAAACATTCTATCACCGCTTGGGCCGTCGCGCGACTGTTAATACGATCAAAGTGACATCGATGCGCCGAATCGCAACCTTCGCACGTTATCGACAACGCAAGGGCAACGCAACGCGCTGCGCGCAATCGCGCGTGCCGCGCACTTGTGTTTGCTGCGCCTGCCACCAGATAGGCTGCGTGGCGGTCAGCAAAACGTCGCGGCGATTCATCGGCAGGTGTCGGCCCCACTGCCCCTGATGAGTACTATCGCCCCCGGCAACGCATAGCGAATTAAGCTAAACTGCCGTACGGATGACCCGCAAGCGCGCGCCTTCCGCGCATGTCAGCATAAGTCGACGACTTTTCAGGCGTGTGTCGGTTGGGCTCCGATTGCGGCAAAGCGAACGGAAGTTTCCCTAGATTTTGACGTATCGTGGCGAGCAATTCAGGCGGGCCTCGAACCGATAGAGGTATTCATACAATGAGCGAAAACATCAAGCATATTAGCGACGCATCGTTCGAACAGGACGTCGTGAAATCCGATAAACCCGTGCTGCTCGATTTCTGGGCTGAATGGTGCGGTCCGTGCAAGATGATCGCGCCGATCCTCGACGAAGTCGCGAAGGATTATGCCGATCGCCTGCAAATCGCCAAGATCAACGTCGACGAACATCAATCGACGCCGGTCAAGTTCGGCGTGCGCGGTATCCCCACGCTGATCCTCTTCAAGAACGGCGCAGTCGCCGCGCAGAAAGTCGGCGCACTGTCGAAGTCGCAACTCACCGCGTTCCTCGACGGCAACCTGTAAAGCAATGCGCGTCGGCGCGCATGCGGACCCCTCGCGGTCCGCATGCGCGCTGAGTTGAGCATGTTGTCAGTCGGCAACATGCTCAACAAGAAAGATGCCATGCCGTCGCACTGACGGAAATTGGCGTGTGCTATGCTAGAATCCGCAAAACGTCGAAAAGACGTGTAAGTCCTTGAGCGGTTCCGCTCACTCTCCTCCCAGATTCCATTTCGTCGCACCTTCTCCTGCGGGTTCTCCGTATGCATTTATCCGAGCTTAAGACTCAGCACGTGTCCGAATTGATCGAGATGGCCAATGGCCTCGAGATCGAAAGTGCAAACCGCCTGCGCAAGCAGGAGCTGATGTTCGCCATTCTAAAAAAACGCGCCAAAACGGGCGACACGATCTTCGGCGACGGCACGCTCGAAGTGCTGCCGGACGGCTTCGGCTTCCTGCGTTCGCCGGAAACCTCGTACCTCGCCAGCACGGACGACATTTACATCAGCCCGTCGCAAATCCGCCGCTTCAACCTGCATACGGGTGACACGATCGAAGGTGAAGTGCGTACGCCGAAAGACGGCGAACGCTATTTCGCGCTGGTGAAGGTGGACAAGGTCAACGGCCAGCCGCCGGAAGCCTCGAAGCACAAGATCATGTTCGAAAATCTGACGCCGCTGCACCCGAACAAGGTGCTGCTGCTCGAACGTGAAATGCGTGGCGAAGAAAACGTCACGGGCCGCATCATCGACATGATCGCGCCGATCGGCAAGGGCCAGCGCGGCCTGCTGGTGGCCTCGCCGAAGTCCGGCAAGACCGTGATGCTTCAGCACATCGCGCATGCGATCAAGCAGAACCATCCCGACGTTGTGCTGTTCGTGCTGCTGATCGACGAACGCCCTGAAGAAGTGACCGAAATGCAGCGTTCGGTGGCCGGCGAAGTGATCGCCTCCACGTTCGACGAACCCGCTGCACGTCACGTGCAAGTCGCCGAAATGGTGATCGAAAAAGCCAAGCGCCTCGTCGAAATGAAGAACGACGTGGTGATTCTGCTCGACTCGATCACGCGTCTCGCGCGCGCCTACAACACGGTCGTGCCGGCCTCCGGCAAGGTGCTGACGGGTGGTGTCGACGCCAACGCGCTGCAACGTCCGAAGCGCTTCTTCGGCGCCGCGCGCAATATCGAGGAAGGCGGCTCGCTGACCATCATCGGCACTGCGCTGATCGAAACCGGCAGCCGCATGGACGACGTGATCTACGAAGAGTTCAAGGGCACCGGCAACATGGAAGTGCACCTGGAACGCCGTCTCGCTGAAAAGCGCGTCTACCCGTCGATCAACCTGAACAAGTCCGGCACGCGCCGCGAAGAGCTGCTGATCAAGCCCGAAGTGCTGCAAAAGATCTGGGTGCTGCGCAAGTTCATTCACGACATGGACGAAGTCGAGTCCATGGAATTCCTGCTCGACAAGATTCGCCAGACGAAGAGCAACTCCGAATTCTTCGACATGATGCGTCGCGGCGGCGGCAGCTAAGCAAGGCTTCACGCCGACCCGACTGCACCGGTTTCGCAAGCCCGTCACACGCAAAAGAAAGCCGCTCGCCGCAAACGAGCGGCTTTTTTTCGTCCGTGCAGCGGGGTTTTAGACCCTTGGATTTCGTTTGCTGAATGTCGGCCGACGACCAAACATGTACGTGAACGTACACGTTGAAGTACAATGCGACGGTTACCTGCGATAGCTGCACCACCACTTATGCCAACGGACTCCCCCACTCTGCTCACGGTGCGCGACGCCGCCGAACGCCTCGGCGTCACACCGCGCACCTTGAAGTACTACGAGGAACGCGGCCTCGTCTCGCCCACGCGCAGCGAGGGTCGCTACCGGCTTTACGACGAGGAAGATCTCAAGCGCTTCGGGCGCATTCTGCGATTGCGCTCGCTCGGTTTTTCGCTGCACAGCGTTACTGAAATGCTCAAACGGCCGCTGGAACCCGTCGACGGCGGCCTGCGCTATTCGACCGAATCGCTGCAGCAGATTCACGACGCCATCGCGCAACAGGTCGAAGCGCTCGACGCCCGTATCGAATCGATGCGCCGGGAACTCAAGGAAGCGCAAAAGCTGCGTGCCGAACTGAGTCCCGACGTCGACTATCTGAAGCGGCGCCTCGCGGGTGAAAATGCGGAGGCGTTGCTGGCGCAACGGCGCAACGCGCGGGCCAAATCGAAATGACCGCGGCATCCCCCCGCGCGCCGCTATTCAGCGTCGACAAACTGCGCGGCGATTTTTTCCCCT is a genomic window of Paraburkholderia bryophila containing:
- the dnaX gene encoding DNA polymerase III subunit gamma/tau; amino-acid sequence: MTYQVLARKWRPKDFASLVGQEHVVRALTHALDGGRLHHAYLFTGTRGVGKTTLSRIFAKALNCETGVTSTPCGVCRACREIDEGRFIDYVEMDAASNRGVDEMAALLERAVYAPVDARFKVYMIDEVHMLTNHAFNAMLKTLEEPPAHVKFILATTDPQKIPVTVLSRCLQFNLKQMPAGHIVSHLEHILGEEKVPFDAQALRLLARAADGSMRDALSLTDQAIAYSANQVNEEAVRGMLGALDQSYLIRLLDALADGDGAALLAVADEMALRSLSFSTALQDLASLLHRIAWAQFAPSSVLDEWPEAADLRRFAGALSAEHVQLFYQIATIGRSELGLAPDEYAGFTMTLLRMLAFEPAPTGGGGGAVGASRAPGATGAGGARRAGAPAVAAQQGAMGSSAGAAAVSTAAVASPSLSPSAPRVAPGTTAASATSTTEVVSTGAIEATPLAPWDDAPVESAASETPVASSVSAATAVDVSAASGVSTKAESEVSAVNDIDGTAASDISAAPNVDAAAASEVLAASNLNAPIASEAAAPGLHAPAATEVPPASDNISAPIAAPASAASSRLEDQQPASSPTAPATAAFARAEEAASAVASQEPSPAAGIPPRRAGGASAALDVLRSAGLKVSSDRGRATAAAAAAPTPKPAAPRVVVPVPTPGAPRRAPQQDAPPAAAPRAASPAQRDGAQRNGTEQNGSPVPPWDDMPPDDYMPLSASDDGYYGAPDDSYMPVFDSGPDDVRMNASPAPSPAPAIDKRPLPAAVPLDPLGFNGDWPALAVDLPLKGISYQLAFNSELMALEGNTLKLNVPVPQYAEASQVAKLKSALADKLGRNVEVLVEVGAARRTAAAHDAATRAQRQQEAEREIGADPFVQSLIREFGASIVPGSIRPITPDAGSAGAPSVH
- the trxA gene encoding thioredoxin TrxA, whose amino-acid sequence is MSENIKHISDASFEQDVVKSDKPVLLDFWAEWCGPCKMIAPILDEVAKDYADRLQIAKINVDEHQSTPVKFGVRGIPTLILFKNGAVAAQKVGALSKSQLTAFLDGNL
- the rho gene encoding transcription termination factor Rho, encoding MHLSELKTQHVSELIEMANGLEIESANRLRKQELMFAILKKRAKTGDTIFGDGTLEVLPDGFGFLRSPETSYLASTDDIYISPSQIRRFNLHTGDTIEGEVRTPKDGERYFALVKVDKVNGQPPEASKHKIMFENLTPLHPNKVLLLEREMRGEENVTGRIIDMIAPIGKGQRGLLVASPKSGKTVMLQHIAHAIKQNHPDVVLFVLLIDERPEEVTEMQRSVAGEVIASTFDEPAARHVQVAEMVIEKAKRLVEMKNDVVILLDSITRLARAYNTVVPASGKVLTGGVDANALQRPKRFFGAARNIEEGGSLTIIGTALIETGSRMDDVIYEEFKGTGNMEVHLERRLAEKRVYPSINLNKSGTRREELLIKPEVLQKIWVLRKFIHDMDEVESMEFLLDKIRQTKSNSEFFDMMRRGGGS
- a CDS encoding MerR family transcriptional regulator — protein: MPTDSPTLLTVRDAAERLGVTPRTLKYYEERGLVSPTRSEGRYRLYDEEDLKRFGRILRLRSLGFSLHSVTEMLKRPLEPVDGGLRYSTESLQQIHDAIAQQVEALDARIESMRRELKEAQKLRAELSPDVDYLKRRLAGENAEALLAQRRNARAKSK